The window AAAATCCCGCCTTCGATTCTGATTACAAATGGGGTTCTCCAAAAAGCCACAAGTAGATGGAGCATTAGACTCTGAAGGGAAGAAATGGGTAATAGCCGGTATTGCTATAAGGACTTCATTGAAGCCAATAAACACAAAACcaagaggaaaagaaatcgaagaagatgaagaagaagcaTGTTCAACCACTCCAACTTCAAAAGAAGCAAGAATACCAGACAAACTACCTTGCCCTCCTGCTCCAAGAAAGCGAAGGCCTCCTTCAAGATGCCATTACACTGGAGTTAGGGAGTTCTTTACTCCTCCTGATTTGGAAACAGTATTTAAGCTTCATGTTGAGAAAGCAAATTGAGTTTGAAATTAGCTTTCCTTATTTTCCCTTAGAGTAAAAGTTTGAGCTTTTAGGTTAGGAGGTTTTGTtgtgcctttttttttttttttcccttttgcatTAGTAACTCCTCTAATCAATATAGTGGAGAAGAGTTGAAGGTGTACAAAGACATGATATTAAATGACTAGTGTAGTTTACTTTAGTTCAGTTgaagttcatttttttttttggttgtatATATTCTCAAGTTTCTTGCTTTATTTAGCTAGTAGTAGTTCATACTTTTTTCTCTTGGTGCTTGTATTGGAATGGTACGGATTATGGGTCTTCTTGTACCGCTTTAGATGTTTGAATTGAAGCTTGAAGATTATTAGAAAAGTTTTGGTTTTTGGTCATTCGAGTTTAGTTAGAGAATCTGGTTTGTAACTTGTAATAAGGTAGAAAAGTGGTCTGCAGGTTGAGCCACTGAGCTCAGTTGCCTTCAAATTCGCTCCACGACATTTAGATGTTTGAATTGAAGCTTGAAGATTATAAGAAAAGTTTTGGTTTTTGGTCATTCGAGTTTAGCTAGAGAATCTGGTTTGTAACCTGTAATAAGGAAGAAAAGTGGTTTGCAGGCAGAGCCACTGAGCACAGTTGCCTTCAAATTTGCTCCACTACAGTCTATAATTCATCACAAGCTTCTGTGGTCTTTGATCATCAAAATCTTTGCTCCATTTACAGGTCAGGCAGGGTCTCAGTAAATGATTGGCATAGATATTTTCAGTAAAAAATGGCAAGGAATCTTATATCAATCTTGCACTTATTccaattttctttcaactCTCTTTCCGAGTACTCCACTCCACACAAAAATACACACGTGTAGAGTACATAGGTTTTTGGCATACGCAAGGCCAAAACTTTTAAGTGTCCCAACGAATACTGTAAAGTAAATCTTTTACATGGCTGAGATGCTATAGCAGGGAATGCTTCAACATAATTTTGTGATTGACTGTGGCCAATCCCTCCTCCAAATATTCTTAGAGCCCAAGTACTTCTTTTATGCTCTGCAAAACCCATCTTTAATCTTCCTATCTGCCCCACTTAACCTGACCCACCACCCTATAGCTCCCCCGGAACTCCATGGCAAACCCCAAGTTGCTGCTTATGCTTTCTCTGATTATAAAAAGACAAAGTAATATTGAGTGCTACATTAGAATCCTATGTgggctttttgtttttttttgacaaCGAGAAACTATTTAGTCTTTTAGGCGTTAATTTTGGAAATAGTATCAAGTAccatcaaaatattatttatttggaGGTAATGCAGTCTTGTCTCCATGCCCATGGTGTGGTAAAGGGTCAGAGATCCTTAAACCAAACAGGTTGCAACTGGGTTGATTGTATCTGTACTGTTCACTTTACTTGTGTGtgtatctatatatatatatatatgtatctaTATATAATATTCTCCCTTGACTAACCCAAATTTGTACATGTTTTTCCAGCTTCCATCAAGTTAAAACCATGGAATCCAATGCAGGGCTAGCTAGGAAGGGGGGGGGTGGTTGTTCACTTTTGTGAGTATTTTTCAAACCACTCGATGGCGAGCATAGCTTGTGAACTTAAAAGCTTTATTATTCCAGAGCTGATGTGGTTAGTGGATAAGATTTTCAGGCATGTTTATTGCACAACAAAAACCTAGATTTGTTTACAATGGAGTAGACAGGATATCCTGTGCATGATCAAGCCATTTGTCTAAAAGATGATAATGGGAGGGTGGGAGAAAGTTTAACCTTATCTTAAGGTTCTCTTTGCATATTAAACAAAGGGCTTCTAGGGATTAGCTTCCTTTAAGAAAGCATATAGTAGTAAAGCTGTACTAAAAATTTATGGTCTCTTAAGTAACTTTGACAGATAATTGTACTCATTCTGGATTACAGTGTTCACCCTAAGTGTCACTGTGTAAACAGATGTCACATGAACTTAGCTTGTTTGTATTAGGTAATAAGTATATTTCTTTCACTTAATTACTTATGGCTTTTCCTGTTGTCCCAAGGTGGGAAGCAACAGATTTTATCTActaacttttttctttccctcaGTTGGTGTTATATGTAGTGTAATACGATTTCAGAAAGTCTATACCAGTGAATGTGAACTGctatttcatcaaaaaatacaattaatctttcaaattctttgcATGATCAGCTATCGAATCAATGGCTTTTTAAGGGtgtctttttgttctttttgacaatcaaaatcaaaagaaaaataaaaagctttTTGGCCTTATACTTTAAAGAAAGGGGTTCATGCACATAAACAAGGGATCCCCTTGAGCAATGAAAGTAACTGCTCTTGTCTCATAGTGTTTCCATCCTGAAATGGACTCATCTCTTAAGCAAGCTACATCCAGGTGAATGACTTCTGCATGTCTTGGCCTAATGCCTTCTCACCAAATCTTAGTGGGCAACCTTCTTGATTTATTTTCCTTGTCTGTGGGGACCAAATACAAAACCATCAAACTTGATAAGGACATTAGAAGAGCTACTTGCAGTTCAATCTATTACTCAGTTTAACAGTTTCCCTCCCATCATCCATCACCCAATTGCCACATTTTTATGACCAATAATGGAGATAGAGCATAAAGTAAAGTATTGGACACCATAATGCTGGTGTTTTCAAGCTATTTTAATGctaaagataataaaataatcttgAGATGGGGATAAGCAAGGATT is drawn from Theobroma cacao cultivar B97-61/B2 chromosome 4, Criollo_cocoa_genome_V2, whole genome shotgun sequence and contains these coding sequences:
- the LOC18600830 gene encoding uncharacterized protein LOC18600830, whose protein sequence is MGFSKKPQVDGALDSEGKKWVIAGIAIRTSLKPINTKPRGKEIEEDEEEACSTTPTSKEARIPDKLPCPPAPRKRRPPSRCHYTGVREFFTPPDLETVFKLHVEKAN